The DNA region TCAAAGATGGCTTTTTTGGCAGCCTGGTCTTCCAGTTTTACGGTTTCGCGTTTAATCGTGATCAGTTTGTTAGTGGCAGCAGTAGGATCTGCTGGAATCACCTCCAGCCTTACCAGGGTTCCCTTGGGGCCACGGATCAGTTTGACGACCTCATCAAGGCGCCAGCCAACTACATCGACCATTTCTCCATCGGCACCCTGGGCGATGGCAACAATCTTGTCATTGGGCTTTAACTGGCCCTGTTTTTGTGCGGGGCCGCCGACAATCAAGCTGCTGACTTTGGTGTAGTCATCTTCACTTTGCAGAACAGCACCAATACCCTGCAGCTCCAATGACATGCTGATGTCAAAGTTTTCTGCATTTTCGGGAGACAGGTAATTGGTATGGGGGTCGTAAAGTGTCGTGAGCGCATTCATCATCACACTAAACGCTTCTTCATTGGTTTGCTGCTTTGTCCTGCGCAATTGGTTGGCGTAGCGTTTACGCAGGGTGGTTTTGCTTTCCTCAAGCGATTTTCCCGAGAGCATGGAGTTGAGTAAACTGGATTTCAGATAAAGATGCCAGAGCGTATCGGCTTCAGCAGCGGTCTTGGGCCAGGCAGCATCTTTGCGGTCAGTTTGCAGGCTGACCTCTTCGTTAAAGTCGAATTTAACGTCCGGGTTATCGAGATCTGCAATAATTTTTTCCAGGCGAGCAATCAGGCGCTCGTTATAGCGATTGTAGATGGCAAAGCCCGCATCAAGATCGCCTTTTTTGTACAAGTCATCAAAGGCGAGGCGATATTTCTCGAATGCCTTGATGTCACTTTGCAAAAAGAAATTTTTTTGCCCATCAAGGGATTTTAAGTACTCATCAAAATAACGAGAAGACAGTGCGTCATTAAACTCTTGCTTACGGTAATGCTCTTTATCCAGGCGCTTGACGATATCAATGGCGGCTTTTTTTTGGTCAGCACTTGGTGCAAGGGGTGAGGCTTTTTCGGCAATAGTAAATGTTGAGAGTGTTATGCCCAGAACCAGAGGGGTAATCAGGGTGAAAACAAGGCGTCTGACACTAGGGGAGCTTTGTTTTACAGCGCGGTTTTGCATCAACATAAATCACAATCTCGGGGGAGTATGGCAGGCCGTCACAGGTCGGCATTACAAAGAGGAATACGCCGCTACTATAGCGGAATTATGGGGTTTAGGGCAGTTTGGATCATGGCGATACTTGGGTTTTGTGATCCATGAAGGGCTTCAGGCGACACCCTGGCGAATCCTTGCCGTTCCCCATAGAGCTGCTGGTGTTTATAGGGTTCATCCTGTTTACGCTTCTTTAACGAGGCTTTAATGGCCGGAAGGCTTACTCGTTGGCCGAAGACAGGCTTGCTGCTGATTCACCTTGCGCTTGGGAACTATGGTTTCCACCGGTGAGATCCAGCCATAACTCCTTACGGTTTAGTGGTGTTGCCTTGGGTAAGAATGGATTGTTTATACGAATCGCCCGGCGATTCTTGAGGTCAGCTTTGGCCAGCGCCTCTTTAACTTCAGGGCTATTAAAGAAGTACTGATCAAAGCGTCCATCCTTAATGGCGGATTCAAGTCCAAATTCAATATCTTTAGCCAATTGTGGGTCATGGGGTGTGACGAAGAAATAGGTAGGAAGCGGGTAAATTAATACCAGATTCTTCTCAACGGTGAGTTTGAGATTGGGAAATGCTGCCAGCTCGGTAAAAACTTCGTTGGCCCCGCGGGGAAAGGCATCGAAGCGTTCGCCATCCAGCATGTAGTAGAGGCTGGGCTTTTTGGTCGCTTTGATAACAGTCAGCCCGGCGCTTTCCAGGATTTCAGCATCCTGCCAGCTGCGCCCCTGGCCGAACTTGATACGACGCAGGTCATCCAGGGTTTGTATCTGGTCAAAACGTGCCTGGTCGCCTTCGCGTATAAAGAAGAGCCTGTGATTCATCAGGCCCCGGTAGGCATCGATGCGTACCGGAATAAACTCCCGCTCCATTTCTTCCGAGGTTCCACCCCACATGACAGATATCTGGCCCGACTTGACCGATTCCATCACCCTTGGGCGAGAGTAGACTTCATTAGTTGAGGCAAAGGTGTATTGGGTATCTGAGTAGGATAAAGCCAGACGCAACAGCCCGTTCATATAGTCGGTCTGCACATTGGACTTCATGTTGGTGGTAACTGTTTTAGTGGCTGCTTGTGTGGGGGTAGTGAGTAACGCGCCGCCTAGGGCCAATATTTGAAACAAACCGATGATATAGCTAACCGGCTTCGGGTGTTTATCTCTCATTGCGCACGCCTGCTATTGACTGATTTATCTGTTTTTAGGTCTTTTCAGCAACATTAGCACAGAAACGCTATAGGTAAAGGAGGGATATGAAGAAGATATACGCGCCGGACTTTTAATAGCTGCTACTGCAATCCCACAGCATGCGCATGAACTCCTGCTGTTCCGGTTGTATAACCGGTACTGGTGTAACTGCCTTCAGGTGTTGCCTGTTGAATGTAAGTTCATAGCGTATGAATTGCGGGTAATCAGCATCGCTGTCATCTATCTGAACCAGGGCCGCCTGTTGGAGGCGTAACTCCAGTATTTCCAGCAGTTCCTGCAGGCTTTGTAATAGGCGTTTTTCACTAAATAGTTCAGGGCATAATTGGGCGTTAATGAATACGTAATCACAGCCAAGCAATTGGCTGTGGCCGATTTGCAAGCGATTCTGGTGCAGGGCCTGAGCCAATTCAAAATGGTATAGCGTTAACGGGGAATGCACCTGTTCCGGGGCGGCAATGGCGGCTTGTGCTGGACTGCCCATTGTTTGGGAAGATGACATAGTGACTCTGCCTGTAGCGTTAATGGGGTGGCGCTTTTGACTAGGTTGCTATTGCTGTGTGCTTAGCCTGTGTTGTTCACAGCTTTGTTATTGGTGTTTGGCCATGGTGAAGCAGCACATTATTGGCACCGGGTAATATTCATCAAAATTTAACAGGCCTATGCCGAAAATACCACCAGCATTGTCGAATTATTTGACAGACATAATTAACATCATAAAAAAAGCGGCAAATGCCGCTTTTTTGTAATAAACCCTGTTTCAGGGTTGGCGCTTGCACTTCATTCATGATTCCTGTAGATGCTTGCTCGCGCTCGATTTTAGCGTTTGCTTAAAGCGTCCTTGATGGTATTGCGCATTTTGTGCAAAGCCTTCTCGGTTGTCTCCCAGTCAATACAGGCATCGGTCACAGAAACACCGTACTTCAGGTCGCACAGATTGGCAGGAATGCTTTGGCTGCCCGCACCTATATTGCTTTCTATCATCAGGCCGATGATGGATTTATTGCCTTCCAGAATCTGGTTGGCTACGTTTTCCATCACCAGGGTTTGCAACTCATGATTTTTATTGGAGTTGGCGTGGCTGCAGTCCACCATAATATTGGGGATGACTTTGGCTTTAGTCAGCTCCTGTTCGCAAATGGCTACACTGACAGAGTCATAATTTGGTTTGCCGTTGCCACCGCGCAATACGACATGGCCATAGCCATTACCACGCGTGTGGATGATGGCAACCTGGCCCTCACCATTGATTCCCAGGAAGCGATGGGGGCGAGAGACAGACTGCAGGGCATTGATAGCGACGGTCAGGCTACCATCGGTACCGTTCTTGAATCCTACCGCTGACGAGAGGCCGCTCGCCATCTCGCGGTGGGTTTGGGATTCAGTGGTGCGTGCGCCAATCGCGGACCAACTGATCAAATCATGCAGGTACTGCGGTGATATGGGGTCCAGTGCCTCTGTTGCAGCCGGCAGGCCTATTTCGGCAATATCCAGTAACAGCTGGCGACCTATGTGCAAGCCTTCTTCAATTTTGAAGGAGTCATCCAGGTAGGGATCATTGATCAATCCCTTCCAGCCAACAGTAGTACGAGGTTTTTCAAAGTAGACGCGCATGACCACATAGATGGTGTCACTGACTTCATCGGCCAATTTTTTCAGGCGCTGGGCATAATCCTTGGCCGCAGCAACATCGTGGATGGAGCAGGGACCTATGACCACAAAGATGCGATGATCCTTGCGATCCAAAATATTGCGTATGGTTTCGCGACCGCGGGTAACAATATCGCGGGCTTTATCGGTCAGGGGGATCTTGGCTTTGAGGGTTCCTGGAGAAATCAGCAATTCCTGGGATACCACATTAAGGTCGTCTACTTGTTTATTGGTCATGATGCTATTCCATAAAAAGGCCTAAACGAGGTGCATTGTACTTGAAAAAGTTTATTTTGTGGGATGTTTTACTTAATAAGTCCCATAAATTAAGGCAATGTTACTGCTTTTGATCGCGGAGAGGTTTGCTTGTCCTCTTTCAAGGGGGCAATTGGGGACGTAAAGGTGGAAATATTGGCATTTTGGTTTTTTGGTAGGATAAATGTTTTATAGGGCTGGGCCTGTTTAGGTCAGAAAAACGAAAATCGTTAAAGAAGGATGTAGAGCTTGTTTTCACTTGTACGTGTTGTATTGCCCTTGATGGGCGGATTAGGTATTGCCTTGTGCACATTGCCTGCTATGGCAGAACAAGCCTCAGGAGCTTCTGGCAAAAGGCCGGTGACGGCATTGGTACTTGGCGGCGGTGGTGCCCGTGGTGCGGCGCATATTGGCGTACTCCAGGTGCTGGAGCAGGAGCGGATTCCAGTGGATTGTGTTGTCGGTACCAGCATGGGCGCGCTGGTTGCTGGTGCCTATGCTGCCGGCCTGGCTCCCTCGGAAATGCTGGACAAGCTGGCAGAAGCCGATTGGACTGATATGTTTCTGGATACGGCCGATTATTCCCAGCTTAGCTATCGCAAAAAGCGAGTGAACAAAGGACTGCTATTAGGAACAGAAATGGGTATCACCAAGCGCGGGGTGCAAATAATGCCCGGGGTGATCGCGGGGGAGAAGATCAAGCTGTTCTTTAACTTTTTGGTCAGCGATGAGCAGGGACAGCACCAGATCGAGAACCTGTCCCTGCCATTAGCCATAGTGGCTACTGATATAGGAACAGGGGAGCGGGTAGTTATCCGTAAAGGCAGCCTTACCCATGCCATGCGTGCCAGTATGTCGGTACCGGGGCTGATGGCACCGGTTGAATATGAGGGGGGGCAATTGGTGGATGGAGGGCTTGTCGACAACCTGCCGATTGGTATTGGTCGAGGCTTGTGCAATGCCGATCGGGTGATCGCGATTAACGTAGGGTCGCCGCTGCGGCCCGCTGATGAGGTTGGCTCTCTATTGAGTGTCACCGGCCAGATGATCGGGATACTCACCAAGCAGAATGTCGAGCGCTCCCTTGCCACCCTGACGGGAAATGACATTTACATGGCTCCCGAGCTGGGCAATATCAAATCTACAGATTTCAAGCGTTATGCCGAGGCTGCAGAGGCGGGACGTCAAACCGCATTGCGTTATCTCTATGCACTGAAAGATTTATCGGTATCACCGGAGGCTTACGCGCAATGGAATGTGCAACGCCGTGTTGAGCGGGAGCCCATAGTGCGCATTGACGAGATCCATATTGCCCCGTTAAACCGGGTTAACTCCGATTTTGTCGAGCGTCTGGTACGTCAGCGTCCGGGGGAAAATGTTGACCGTCGGCGCCTGGAGCAGGATCTGATCCGTATTTATGGTGCGGGGTACTTTGACAGTGTGGACTACCGTATTTATCAGCATGATGGTGTTAATCGCCTGGATATACTAGCGCGTGAAAAAAACTGGAGTTCTGATTATGTCACTTTCGGATTTACGGTTGCCGAGGAATATCGACATGGCGCCAGTGTAAATCTGCGCGGAGCCTATCGTAATACCTGGATAAATTCCTATGGTGGTGAATTTTTTGCCGTGCTGGATGCGGGCACTGATCCCTATGTCGAGCTGGATTTTTATCAGCCATTGGATACGCGCCACAAATATTTTGTCGAGCCGCGCTATATCAGTAATCGCCAGACCTCCAACATTTTTATTGATGGTGACAAAATTGCGGAATATGAGCTGACCACTCATTCCGTAGAGCTGATGCTGGGGCGCAATGTGGGCATCTGGGGGCAGGTGCGCAGCGGGTGGCGTGAATATGATATTAAAGCCAGTGCAGATATCAGTCTGTTGAATTTGCCCGATGCCAATGAACGCTATGGTGGCTGGTTAACTGAGGTGTTATTTGATGCGCGCAATCGCCTGTATTTCCCATCGCAGGGATGGAGTGGTGACCTTGGGTATTTTGCATCGCCCCAGGCGGACTACGAAAAATTATTCACCCGACTTGATTATGCCCATCCCCTGGGAGATTTCGTATTGGGAGCCAGGGGTAGCTTTGTGACGTCAATCAATGATCCTTTGCCGGTATACGATTCTGCCCAGCTTGGGGGCTTTTTAAACCTATCAGGCTATGCAAGGAACCAGATATTGGCTGATCAAGCCCTGTATTTGCATTTGCGTGCAGAAAAAATTGTCGGGCGTATGCCCCTGGGTTTAAGCGGTGATTTGCGTATGGGGCTGGCATTGGAAGGCGCCAAGCTGGAAGATGCTTATACCTTGACGAAAGATGATGATTGGCTCAATTCCGCCGCTATCTATTGGGGTGGGGAAACACCCGTAGGTCCCGTTTATATCGGATATGGTTTTACCTTTAGCGGCGATTACAATTTCTATTTCCAGATAGGCCCTTAACCCTGCCCGGTAAGTTACAGGCTTGCCAGCTCCCATGACATGAGCTGGCAAGCCTGTTTATGCGGTTGAATCCCTGGAAATGAACAATCAGAAATGGAAAATTGCGGCGATATAGGGGCCTTTCAATTCGAGATTGGCTTCTACATCGTCCTCATAAACTTCAAGGTTGATTGCGCGATAACCTGCTTCAATACCAAAGTCCATAACAGAGTCAAAGACATAGCTGATTTTGGCGGCATAGTCTGAAACGGTCGAGTCTTTGTAGCTAATATAATTACCTTCGAATCCCGCTGAAAGGCCGGTGAAAGGCAAGTCGAATTGAAACCTGCCATAAACTAGGGGAAGTGGTAAGTCGACATCTATTTTCTGGTTGACGGTTTCTGCTTCTGCCGTCAAATGACCGGAATATTTACGCAGGGTCAGGCCGAGATCCAGATTGAACCAATTATCGAGGATTTCGTAATAGAGTGTTGCGTCGGTGTAACTTAAGTCGAAATCGCTGTGAACCCTGGAGCCGGCAGTGAATTCCGTTCCATCCAGTTCAAACGTTTGGTCGATAGTAGCGGTTTGCTGGCTGCTGATATCGTTGTATTGCAGCTTCACGTTGGGAATAAGTGGGAGCGGGTGTTCGATAGCAATGTAGTAGTAATGATTGCGCTCGTCGCTTGCTCCCAGTTCACTCATGGAAATAGCCGGGTCACCTACATTACCTTCCAGTTCCGCATTCCAGGAGCCAGCACCGGCATAAATACCAAATACTGTGTCTGCTTGCGCTGCACAGCTCAAACCCAGTGCGAGCATACTACTGGTGAGTAAACAGGGGGAAAAACGTGATTTCATGGTTGAGTCCTTCTGCGAGGTGTGTGATTTACGTGTGGCTAGTCTAGCCGTTTTTGCGGTTTGAATCTGGGGACGATGCGCCGGATTTATTACCGGTATCGCTTTGGTGTAACAAATTCAGGAATTGGTTGGCTGCATTGCTTAAGCTGCGTTGGCGATGATGGATGGCTCCCAGGGGGCGCACAATAGCTGCCTGGCTTAATGCCAGCCTGCTGAGGCTGCTATCTAGCAGCCGCTTGGGCAAAACCCCCCAACCCAGGCCAATTCCCAAGAGCATTTTAATGGCATCCAAATGGTTGGTAACCATAGCGATATTGAGTGGCAAGTGCTCCGCGTCAAACAGTGTTGTAATCAGGCGAGTGGTATACGTATTGGGGTCGGGCATGATGGCATCGTAATGGCTTAATTGCGCCAGATTGAGAGTTTGCATGTGTGCCAATGGATGTGAAGGGGCGGCAACAAACTGCAATTCATCCATCCATAGTGGGTGTGAGGCGATGCGTATATCCGGCTCCAGTGCCAGGGTAACCAGCGCCAGGTCAAAGCGGCCCTGGACAACCTCCTGGTGCGCCAGCTCTGAATCAAGAAAATGCACATCCAGTTTTACCAGTGGAAAATCCTGCGCGAATTGCTGGAGGTAAGGGGGGAGATAATGCAGGCCAATATGGTGGCTGGTGGCAATACTCAGCTTGCCGCTCACTGTTCCCTGCAGATCGGCAACTGCCTGGGCGGCAGCATCTACCTCGGCAAGAATCAATTTGGCCTTGGGTAACAGGATTTGCCCTGCCTGGGTCAAGGCAATCTGGCGCCCAATGCGATCAAACAGAGGTGCTTTTACCTGTTCTTCCAGCAAGGCAATGCGTTTGCTGATAGCTGGCTGGGTTAAATGCAGTTGGTTGGCTGCCTGGGAGAAGGAGCCGGTATTGGCGATGGCGACAAAAGCCTGTAGTTGCTGGGTATCCATGGTTGCTAGATTTAAATCATTCCTTTTGGTTATGCAATATATAAAAAAGATAAATTTGTTTTATGGTAAGTGTCGGCATACCATAGGTTCCATATTAACAAGCAATCCTACCCGTTAGCCGTAATACTGGAGATTCCCCATGGTAGCCAAAACGCTTTACGACAAGCTTTGGGATGCCCATTTGGTTCACGAAAGTGACGATGGCTCTGCGCTTATCTACATTGATCGCCATATAGTGCACGAGGTGACTTCACCCCAGGCGTTTGACGGCCTGCGCATGGCCGGGCGTAAACCCTGGCGAGTGGATTCCATCCTGGCCACGCCCGACCACAACGTACCCACCACGCAAAAAGAGCGCGCCCACGGGGTAAGCGGCATTCAAGACCCCGTGTCGTTGATTCAGGTGCAAACCCTCGATGACAACTGCGATGAGTTCGGTATTACCGAATTTAAAATCAACGACAGTCGCCAGGGCATTGTGCATGTGGTAGGTCCGGAAAGCGGCGCCTGTTTGCCCGGTATGACCATCGTGTGTGGCGATTCCCATACCGCCACCAACGGCGCCCTGGGTGCCTTGGCCCACGGTATTGGCACCAGTGAGGTAGAGCATGTGATGGCAACCCAATGCTTGGTGGCCAAAAAAATGAAAAACATGCTGATCAAGGTGGATGGCACATTGGGTTTGGGGGTAACGCCTAAAGACGTCGTGCTCGCCATTATCGCCAAAATTGGCACCGCTGGCGGCACTGGCTATGCGATGGAATTTGGCGGCCAGGTGTTTCGCGATATGAGCATGGAAGGGCGTTTGACCGTGTGCAACATGGCCATTGAGGCCGGCGCGCGCGCCGGTATGGTGGCGGTGGATCAAACCACTATCGATTATGTGAAAGGCCGGCCCTATGCACCCAGCGGTGATGTGTGGGAGCAAGCCGTGGCCAACTGGCGTGAATTGGTGAGTGACGAAGGTGCCCATTTTGATGCCGTAATAGAAATTGACGGCGCATCTATCAGGCCACAAGTGAGCTGGGGTACTTCGCCGGAAATGGTGGTGTCGGTTGAAGATAAGGTACCAGACCCTGCCAACGAGCCGGACCCGGTCAAGCGCAAAGACATGATCCGCGCCCTGGAATACATGGGGTTGCAAGCCAACCAGCCGATTACTTCTATTTATGTGGACCGCGTATTTATCGGTTCCTGTACCAATTCACGCATTGAGGATATTCGCGCGGCAGCAGAAGTAGTGAAAGGCAAGCAAAAAGCCGCCAATGTGAAAGAGGCCATTGTTGTGCCCGGTTCCGGTGTGGTGAAAGCACAGGCCGAAGCCGAAGGGCTTGACAAGATTTTTACCGCAGCGGGCATTGAATGGCGTGAGCCGGGGTGCTCCATGTGTTTGGCCATGAACGCCGACAAGCTCGGGGCAGGTGAGCACTGTGCTTCCACTTCCAACCGCAATTTCGAAGGGCGTCAGGGCTATGGCGGCCGCACACATCTGGTGAGCCCGGCCATGGCGGCAGCAGCGGCGATTGCCGGCCACTTTGTTGACGTTCGCTCATTTAATTAAGGAGTTGCCAAGATGAAAAGTTTTACTGTGTTGGATGGCTTGGCAGCGCCTATGGATCGCGCCAATGTCGATACCGATATGATTATTCCCAAACAGTTTTTGAAATCCATCAAGCGCACCGGCTTTGGCAAAAACCTGTTTGATGAGTTGCGCTACCTTGATGAAGGCAAACCCGACCAAAGCTGTGAGGGGCGCCCGTTGAATACGGAATTTCCATTGAATTTTCCGCGTTACCAGGACGCCAGTGTGTTGTTGGCGCGGGAAAACTTTGGCTGCGGTTCCAGCCGCGAGCACGCACCCTGGGCGTTGGATGATTACGGCTTTCGCAGTGTCATCGCGCCCAGCTTTGCCGATATTTTCTTTAACAACTGTTTTAAAAATGGCCTGTTGCCCATTATGTTGGACGAAAAAATCGTCGACCAGTTGTTCCGGGAAATGTATGCCAGCGAAGGTTATCGCCTGAATATAGACTTGGCGGAGCAAACGGTAACCACGCCAAGTGGCGAGAGCTTTGGCTTTGAAATCGATGCTTTCCGTAAACACTGCCTGTTAAACGGTTTGGATGATATTGGTTTAACCCTGGAAAAAGCCGATAAAATTCGCGCCTACGAAACCCGGCGCCGCGCTGAGGCGCCCTGGTTGTTTGATGTGGTGAAATAAGATTCATTCATTGGAGTTTGATTGTGGGTAAACATATTTTAATTCTGGAAGGTGATGGTATTGGCCCGGAGATCGTGCGCGAAGCGGTGCGTGTGCTGGACGTAGTCAATCGACAATTTAATCTGGGTATTACGACTGAACACGGCTTGATGGGTGGCTGCTCTATCGATGCCCACGGTGTACCGCTGACTGACGAAACCCTGGCGCGTGCACGCAAGGCCGATGCGATTCTGCTCGGCGCCGTGGGCGGTCCCAAGTGGGACAAACTCGACCGTGCCATTCGCCCGGAAAAAGGCCTGCTGAAAATTCGCTCCCAGCTTGGTCTGTACGCCAACCTGCGCCCGGCGCTGCTCTACCCGCAATTGGTGGAGGCCTCATCGCTCAAACCGGAAGTGGTATCTGGCCTGGATATCCTGATTGTGCGCGAGTTGGCGGGCGGTATTTACTTTGGCGAACCGCGCGGTATTCGCGTGTTGGAAAACGGTGAGCGCGAGGGTTATAACACCTACAAGTATTCCGAAAGCGAAATTATTCGCATTGGCCGCACCGCCTTTGAAATGGCGCGCAAGCGCAACGGCAAGGTCTGTTCGGTAGATAAAGCCAATGTGCTGGAGGCTACCATGCTCTGGCGCGAGGTGATGGATGAACTGCACAAAGACTATCCGGACGTTGAGCTGTCGCACATGTACGTGGATAACGCCGCTATGCAGCTGGTGCGCGCGCCCAAACAATTCGACGTGTTAGTGACGGGCAACATGTTTGGTGATATTTTGTCCGACGCTGCTGCCATGTTGACAGGTTCTATTGGTATGCTGCCTTCGGCCTCACTCGACAAAGATGGTCGCGGCATGTACGAACCCTGTCACGGTTCGGCCCCGGATATTGCCGGCCAGAACATTGCTAACCCCCTGGCAACCATCCTCTCGGTTTCCATGATGCTGCGCTACTCACTTAACGAGCCGGCTGTGGCAGATGCCATAGAAGCGGCAGTGGGTAAGGTTCTGGATCAAGGCTATCGCACGGCAGACATTTATACCGAAGGTAAGACCAAAGTATCTACCTCGCAAATGGGTGACGCCGTAGTGGCGGCCCTGAACTGATTTTCGCCTGGGACAAATTAAGAGAGATTGCAATGAAAGTAGGTTTTGTAGGCTGGCGCGGTATGGTGGGCTCGGTATTGATGGAGCGTATGCAGGCTGAGGGTGACTTTGCCGATATCGAGCCGGTATTTTTCACCACGTCTAACGTTGGCGGTGCAGCGCCTGCCGTGGCCAGTGGCTTGCCAGCGCTGAAAGATGCTTATTCTGTCGACGACCTGAAACAACTGGATGCCATTGTCACCTGTCAGGGTGGCGACTACACCAACGAGATTTTCCCCAAGCTGCGTTCTGCAGGTTGGCATGGTTACTGGATAGACGCGGCTTCCAGCCTGCGTATGGAAGAGGATGCTGTCATTATCCTCGATCCGGTTAACCGGGGCGTTATCGATGCCGCCTTGAAGAAGGGGGTTAAGAATTACATCGGTGGCAATTGCACCAACTCCATCATGCTGATGGGTGTGGGTGGCCTGTTCCATGCGGGATTGGTGGATTGGGTAAGCTCCATGACTTATCAGGCTGCTTCGGGCGGCGGTGCTAATCATATGCGCGAGTTGCTGAAGGGGATGGGGGTGATCCATTCCGCCGTGGCTGATGAGCTGGCAACACCCGCGTCCGCTATTCTTGATATCGATAGAAAAGTGGCCAGTACTATTCGCCAGGACGTACCTCGCGAATTCTTCCCGGCACCCCTGGCAGGTGGCCTGATTCCCTGGATTGACAAACAACTCGAGAATGGCCAATCCAAAGAGGAATGGAAGGGACAGGCTGAGGTTAATAAGATTCTCGGCAACAGCAACCCCATACCGGTGGATGGCTTGTGTGTGCGTATTGGTGCCATGCGTTGCCATAGCCTGGCATTGACTATCAAGCTTAAAAAGGATCTTCCGCTGGCTGAGATAGAGTCCGTTATCAAATCAGGTAATGACTGGGTGAAATTTGTGCCAAACGAGCGCGGGATCACCGAGCAGGAGCTGACACCTGCTGCTATTACGGGCGGCCTCAAGATAGGGGTTGGCCGTGTACGCAAGCTTAATATGGGGCCGGAGTATGTGTCTGCTTTCGTAATTGGTGACCAGCTGTTGTGGGGTGCGGCTGAGCCGTTGCGCCGTATGCTGCGTATCCTGAAAGAGGCCTGATTGGCGCCTTTTTATACGGGTTGTCACTGACAAAACCCCGCGAGCTATGCTCCCGGGGTTTTGTTTTTATAGCGATTGGTGTGCTCTATGGGGATTTAAATGTCAGTCTTTTTTCACATTTTTGCCAAAAGAGGGCTGGAATGCGCCAAAAAAGGCCGGTATTTGGCCCGATGTCAAGTCC from Cellvibrio japonicus Ueda107 includes:
- a CDS encoding carboxy terminal-processing peptidase, with the protein product MLMQNRAVKQSSPSVRRLVFTLITPLVLGITLSTFTIAEKASPLAPSADQKKAAIDIVKRLDKEHYRKQEFNDALSSRYFDEYLKSLDGQKNFFLQSDIKAFEKYRLAFDDLYKKGDLDAGFAIYNRYNERLIARLEKIIADLDNPDVKFDFNEEVSLQTDRKDAAWPKTAAEADTLWHLYLKSSLLNSMLSGKSLEESKTTLRKRYANQLRRTKQQTNEEAFSVMMNALTTLYDPHTNYLSPENAENFDISMSLELQGIGAVLQSEDDYTKVSSLIVGGPAQKQGQLKPNDKIVAIAQGADGEMVDVVGWRLDEVVKLIRGPKGTLVRLEVIPADPTAATNKLITIKRETVKLEDQAAKKAIFEVNENGRTYKLGVIDVPTFYMNFEAYQKGDPNYKSTTRDVYNLLNELNKAKVDGIIIDLRDNGGGSLPEAAMLTDLFVDPGPVVQIRQSDDTVSRNYRAYQPAVYRAPVAVLVNRLSASASEIFAGAIQDYGRGIIIGSPTFGKGSVQNLVELRHGRLKITEAKFYRISGDSTQHRGVIPDVQLPSLLDPAEIGESSYDNALPWDRIHPAPHQNYFKISDYLPKIETKHQERMAKDPEFIYLNKQSELFKEASNKKTLSLRQATRQQEQKAIEQRTLANENERRKAKGEAVYATYEDLKKAKEAEDEKKNQDQDKELKPLEDPYLLEAGHVLADFIGQIKVPEKQVAKQAQD
- a CDS encoding transporter substrate-binding domain-containing protein gives rise to the protein MRDKHPKPVSYIIGLFQILALGGALLTTPTQAATKTVTTNMKSNVQTDYMNGLLRLALSYSDTQYTFASTNEVYSRPRVMESVKSGQISVMWGGTSEEMEREFIPVRIDAYRGLMNHRLFFIREGDQARFDQIQTLDDLRRIKFGQGRSWQDAEILESAGLTVIKATKKPSLYYMLDGERFDAFPRGANEVFTELAAFPNLKLTVEKNLVLIYPLPTYFFVTPHDPQLAKDIEFGLESAIKDGRFDQYFFNSPEVKEALAKADLKNRRAIRINNPFLPKATPLNRKELWLDLTGGNHSSQAQGESAASLSSANE
- a CDS encoding 3-deoxy-7-phosphoheptulonate synthase — translated: MTNKQVDDLNVVSQELLISPGTLKAKIPLTDKARDIVTRGRETIRNILDRKDHRIFVVIGPCSIHDVAAAKDYAQRLKKLADEVSDTIYVVMRVYFEKPRTTVGWKGLINDPYLDDSFKIEEGLHIGRQLLLDIAEIGLPAATEALDPISPQYLHDLISWSAIGARTTESQTHREMASGLSSAVGFKNGTDGSLTVAINALQSVSRPHRFLGINGEGQVAIIHTRGNGYGHVVLRGGNGKPNYDSVSVAICEQELTKAKVIPNIMVDCSHANSNKNHELQTLVMENVANQILEGNKSIIGLMIESNIGAGSQSIPANLCDLKYGVSVTDACIDWETTEKALHKMRNTIKDALSKR
- a CDS encoding patatin-like phospholipase family protein, with protein sequence MFSLVRVVLPLMGGLGIALCTLPAMAEQASGASGKRPVTALVLGGGGARGAAHIGVLQVLEQERIPVDCVVGTSMGALVAGAYAAGLAPSEMLDKLAEADWTDMFLDTADYSQLSYRKKRVNKGLLLGTEMGITKRGVQIMPGVIAGEKIKLFFNFLVSDEQGQHQIENLSLPLAIVATDIGTGERVVIRKGSLTHAMRASMSVPGLMAPVEYEGGQLVDGGLVDNLPIGIGRGLCNADRVIAINVGSPLRPADEVGSLLSVTGQMIGILTKQNVERSLATLTGNDIYMAPELGNIKSTDFKRYAEAAEAGRQTALRYLYALKDLSVSPEAYAQWNVQRRVEREPIVRIDEIHIAPLNRVNSDFVERLVRQRPGENVDRRRLEQDLIRIYGAGYFDSVDYRIYQHDGVNRLDILAREKNWSSDYVTFGFTVAEEYRHGASVNLRGAYRNTWINSYGGEFFAVLDAGTDPYVELDFYQPLDTRHKYFVEPRYISNRQTSNIFIDGDKIAEYELTTHSVELMLGRNVGIWGQVRSGWREYDIKASADISLLNLPDANERYGGWLTEVLFDARNRLYFPSQGWSGDLGYFASPQADYEKLFTRLDYAHPLGDFVLGARGSFVTSINDPLPVYDSAQLGGFLNLSGYARNQILADQALYLHLRAEKIVGRMPLGLSGDLRMGLALEGAKLEDAYTLTKDDDWLNSAAIYWGGETPVGPVYIGYGFTFSGDYNFYFQIGP
- a CDS encoding TIGR04219 family outer membrane beta-barrel protein, translating into MKSRFSPCLLTSSMLALGLSCAAQADTVFGIYAGAGSWNAELEGNVGDPAISMSELGASDERNHYYYIAIEHPLPLIPNVKLQYNDISSQQTATIDQTFELDGTEFTAGSRVHSDFDLSYTDATLYYEILDNWFNLDLGLTLRKYSGHLTAEAETVNQKIDVDLPLPLVYGRFQFDLPFTGLSAGFEGNYISYKDSTVSDYAAKISYVFDSVMDFGIEAGYRAINLEVYEDDVEANLELKGPYIAAIFHF